In Salana multivorans, a single genomic region encodes these proteins:
- the map gene encoding type I methionyl aminopeptidase — MIELKTPAEVQQMRPAGRFVASVLEALKEKAAVGVNLLELDELAHRMIRDAGATSCYIDYHPSFGAMPFGKVLCTSVNDAVLHGLPFDYVLQDGDLLSVDFAAELEGWVCDSALSVIVGTERPQDRRLIEATEVALAAGIEAARVGNKLGDISWAIGEVAHEYGLLVNLDFGGHGVGRTMHGEPHVPNDGRRGRGLKLKPGLVIAIEPWFLETTDEIFTDDDGWTLRSIDGSRGAHSEHTVAITPDGPLVLTARD; from the coding sequence GTGATCGAGCTCAAGACCCCCGCAGAAGTCCAGCAGATGCGTCCCGCCGGGCGGTTCGTGGCGTCCGTCCTCGAGGCGCTGAAGGAGAAGGCGGCGGTCGGCGTCAACCTCCTCGAGCTCGACGAGCTGGCGCACCGGATGATCCGCGACGCGGGCGCCACCTCCTGCTACATCGACTACCACCCGAGCTTCGGCGCCATGCCGTTCGGGAAGGTGCTGTGCACGAGCGTCAACGACGCGGTGCTCCACGGCCTGCCCTTCGACTACGTGCTCCAGGACGGCGACCTGCTCTCGGTCGACTTCGCCGCCGAGCTCGAGGGCTGGGTGTGCGACTCGGCGCTGTCCGTCATCGTCGGGACCGAGCGGCCGCAGGACCGTCGCCTCATCGAGGCGACGGAGGTCGCCCTGGCGGCCGGCATCGAGGCGGCGCGCGTCGGCAACAAGCTGGGCGACATCTCCTGGGCGATCGGCGAGGTCGCGCACGAGTACGGCCTGCTGGTCAACCTCGACTTCGGCGGGCACGGCGTCGGCCGCACGATGCACGGCGAGCCCCACGTGCCCAACGACGGGCGCCGCGGCCGCGGCCTCAAGCTCAAGCCCGGCCTCGTCATCGCGATCGAGCCGTGGTTCCTCGAGACCACGGACGAGATCTTCACCGACGACGACGGGTGGACGCTGCGCTCCATCGACGGCTCGCGCGGCGCGCACTCCGAGCACACCGTGGCGATCACGCCCGACGGGCCGCTGGTCCTCACCGCGCGCGACTGA
- a CDS encoding amino acid ABC transporter permease has product MEILFGEYGGLLLRGTLLSLQLALIGFLGAMVLGTILAMFRVSPIPPLRAFGGLYVEFFRNVPMVTLMILVVYGLPYAGVNLGQFWSVIAAIITVGAAFACETIRTGINAVSAGQVEAARAIGLTFWGISKELVVPQAVRSVISPLVTLFIGILLSSSLAAVVGMRELTATAGYINNKAALGLLTFGVIAVIYMVISLVAAGIGILLERRFRVLR; this is encoded by the coding sequence ATGGAGATCCTGTTCGGCGAGTACGGCGGGCTGCTCCTGCGGGGGACGCTGCTGAGTCTCCAGCTCGCCCTCATCGGTTTCCTCGGGGCGATGGTGCTCGGCACGATCCTGGCGATGTTCCGGGTCTCCCCGATCCCGCCCCTGCGCGCGTTCGGCGGGCTCTACGTCGAGTTCTTCCGCAACGTGCCGATGGTGACGCTCATGATCCTCGTCGTGTACGGCCTCCCGTACGCGGGGGTCAACCTCGGCCAGTTCTGGTCGGTCATCGCCGCGATCATCACGGTCGGCGCGGCGTTCGCGTGCGAGACGATCCGGACCGGGATCAACGCGGTCTCCGCCGGCCAGGTCGAGGCCGCACGCGCGATCGGTCTCACGTTCTGGGGCATCTCCAAGGAGCTGGTCGTGCCGCAGGCGGTGCGCTCCGTCATCAGCCCGCTCGTGACGCTCTTCATCGGGATCCTGCTCTCCTCCTCCCTCGCGGCCGTCGTCGGGATGCGCGAGCTGACCGCCACCGCCGGGTACATCAACAACAAGGCGGCGCTCGGGCTGCTCACCTTCGGCGTCATCGCCGTCATCTACATGGTGATCTCGCTCGTCGCCGCGGGGATCGGCATCCTGCTCGAGCGCCGGTTCCGGGTGCTGCGATGA
- a CDS encoding glutamate ABC transporter substrate-binding protein produces MKATRIVAAGAAALVALGLAACGPESTPPDTSTDATAGGDGTTSASTDSGSGEGTGVVGGALDVAAYDEIIAKGPVADDAAVAASEWASAIKAEGKLRVGGTETSNLFSLLDPSTKTVRGFDAGLSQLLAQYILGEPTTELTQVSVDTREELIVNGDVDTTIATYSITPERAERIDFAGPYYGSQAAILVKADNTDITSLADLAGKTVATQAGSTGETLLETEAPDADVLALPDHAQALESVVNGNADAYVIDQTLLLNAVLQQEGAVKIVGEPFGPVDLYGIGVLKGSDATEFVNTFLQQIIDDGLWAELWTVTIGDRTGVTEVPAPPTVGETGLS; encoded by the coding sequence ATGAAGGCGACCCGAATCGTCGCGGCTGGTGCCGCGGCTCTTGTTGCGCTCGGTCTGGCTGCGTGCGGCCCCGAGAGCACCCCGCCCGACACGTCGACCGACGCCACCGCCGGTGGCGACGGGACGACCAGCGCGTCGACCGACTCGGGCTCCGGTGAGGGCACCGGAGTCGTCGGGGGCGCGCTCGACGTCGCCGCGTACGACGAGATCATCGCGAAGGGACCCGTCGCGGACGACGCGGCGGTCGCCGCGTCCGAGTGGGCCAGCGCCATCAAGGCCGAGGGCAAGCTCCGCGTCGGCGGCACCGAGACCTCGAACCTGTTCTCGCTGCTCGACCCGTCGACGAAGACCGTGCGCGGCTTCGACGCCGGCCTGTCCCAGCTGCTGGCGCAGTACATCCTCGGCGAGCCGACGACGGAGCTGACCCAGGTCTCCGTCGACACGCGCGAGGAGCTGATCGTCAACGGTGACGTCGACACGACGATCGCCACCTACTCGATCACGCCGGAGCGTGCCGAGCGGATCGACTTCGCCGGCCCGTACTACGGCTCGCAGGCCGCGATCCTCGTGAAGGCGGACAACACGGACATCACCTCGCTGGCCGACCTGGCCGGCAAGACGGTCGCGACGCAGGCCGGCTCCACGGGTGAGACCCTGCTCGAGACCGAGGCGCCCGACGCCGACGTCCTCGCGCTGCCCGACCACGCGCAGGCGCTCGAGTCGGTCGTGAACGGGAACGCCGACGCGTACGTCATCGACCAGACGCTCCTGCTCAACGCGGTCCTGCAGCAGGAGGGCGCCGTCAAGATCGTCGGCGAGCCGTTCGGCCCGGTCGACCTCTACGGGATCGGCGTGCTCAAGGGCTCGGACGCCACCGAGTTCGTCAACACGTTCCTGCAGCAGATCATCGACGACGGCCTCTGGGCCGAGCTGTGGACCGTGACGATCGGCGACCGCACCGGCGTCACCGAGGTCCCGGCCCCGCCGACGGTCGGCGAGACCGGCCTGTCCTGA
- a CDS encoding (deoxy)nucleoside triphosphate pyrophosphohydrolase has product MALVVAAAILDDLVHPTRLLAARRSAPKTLAGAWEFPGGKVEPGELPAVALRRELVEELGVEVALGSLVAGPGIDDAEGRGVLSDLAGLGGEDADAAHLTWPIHQGHVMLVWLAVLEPGSGEPRPLQDHDELRWLPIGEWLSVPWLPADLPIVEAVARDLRVTI; this is encoded by the coding sequence ATGGCCCTCGTCGTCGCCGCAGCGATCCTGGACGATCTCGTCCACCCCACCCGCCTGCTGGCGGCCCGCCGGAGCGCGCCCAAGACGCTCGCGGGCGCGTGGGAGTTCCCGGGTGGCAAGGTCGAGCCGGGGGAGCTGCCGGCGGTGGCGCTGCGCCGGGAGCTCGTGGAGGAGCTCGGCGTCGAGGTCGCGCTCGGCTCGCTGGTCGCCGGTCCGGGGATCGACGACGCGGAGGGTCGCGGCGTGCTGAGCGACCTCGCCGGGCTGGGCGGGGAGGACGCCGACGCGGCCCACCTCACCTGGCCGATCCACCAGGGGCACGTGATGCTCGTCTGGTTGGCCGTGCTGGAGCCCGGCTCGGGGGAGCCGCGACCGCTGCAGGACCACGACGAGCTGCGCTGGCTGCCCATCGGGGAGTGGCTGAGCGTGCCGTGGCTGCCGGCGGACCTGCCGATCGTCGAGGCCGTCGCGCGCGACCTCCGGGTCACGATTTGA